catttagtttttactGCTGGCCCGCAGAATCCTTCATTATGCTTCAATAAACTATAATATTGTAGCCTATAATGTTCTTTAGTTAGAACGAACAGTTTAGATTACTTGATACGTTTTGCTTATGTTGCATATTGTCAATAAAGTTAGTAAAATTGCTTAACAATGGCACAGGTCTAATTACATGATTTGCATTGACTCAACATATTCttattttccctattttaaaacCAACTCGGAGGGTCATTCCAGTGAAATGACCCGGAGATTAGTCTTTCTAAGACATCTAGGAGTAGCCTGCCTGAACGTGGCATATATGACACAATCGAACGTTTTATAAGCCTTTTGGACAGTTGTAATCGTAGGGGGACGAGTGATTAGTTGATAGATTAGGGTAGTGACGGGTATTGAACCCGGTCTCCAGAGGGGTGCCGAATATTTGAATGGTGCTGGGAGTGGACCACGGCTTCAcactgtttctcacaaaacgtaatcatacatttaaatattcgATATGAAAAACAGTATTGTCAGCGTAGGTGGATAGGAAATAAATATTGATAACATGATAACTCATGTTCTGTGGGTAAGCCCtttaataacatttgttttagtgAAGGGTTTTAGTTATCAAATATTTCCCAGGGGTTCCCCCAAGGTTTCGAATACCCCAGTTCGAAAACCCATGCGGTTGGGAGTTTCCGCTATATTCTATAGCCACAGCCAGACTCCGCAGTCACAAAGTTTCAACAAAAAACGTTAGAATTAAgcttagggttaggtttaataTACAGTTTTGATTAGAGAAATTGTATAAAGAGGCGGAGTTTATGACCGCTCGGGGGTATTGTCTAGGGGGGAGTGGCCTTCAGTCTAGGGatgcatgtcaaaaatacaaaaatatgaaatgactCCTTCGTAAACACAATGTGGTCATGTGAAGAGAGGGGACTGGTTTAGGGAGTTATTAACACTTACGAcgtttttatgttattaaatCCTGAAAAAACGAGGCCAGGGAATGAAAATAATATCACGTGACGGTAATGGGGCGGTCCTTTGACTGTGGAAAAAAGCCATTTTCTGGCGCTGCTGCAAAATCTAGCTAAccaactaaaaaaaaatatttacctgGTTTCACGTCGGGAGGTACTGGTGGTTTTCATGTCAAAGCAGGTAGGAAACAAAGGCATCAGTATTTTTCATTCGCATAATGTTATGCCCAGGTTTATCAATACCAAAATGAGGTGGTCGGTGTTATTGGATTCTCTCTTGTCTGGTTCGTTTCTCATATCCAATCATGTCACTGAATTTAAGATGGCTGCTTTGTTTTCCACTATACTTCATGGCTTATTTTTcggatatatatataaacataatttTGTCTTTCTGTAATGCATCATTTCATCACAGCTAATTTGTGGGTATTCTCTGGGTAGGGGTACGCGCCTCACCGTGCAAAGGAGGCCCCATAGGGGCAATGTGGGTTGTAGGCAGTCCGGTCTAGACTACAACAGTTCCACAcgtattttgttattattggtAGCACAGCACAATTTCAATATAACAACGAATGGACATATATGGTGGCCATGGTTGTATAGGAACTGCAGGACACTTGTAAAGCAGTATAATCGCGtttaacaaaaaacaagtaATCCTTATTTTCCAGGGACTTAAGGATAGTAACTAGTAAATGCTAACTAATGTGTGGACCTCatcaataaaacaatgtgttagCGTTAATCATTTCTATGCCTAGCAGGTCCCAGCTTTCCAGTATTAAACAACCTAAGTAATTATTTGTCTGAggatatgtttatttcttttgcaGATCCTTCCAGATGGATAAAATGCAACCCAGTCGAATAAAAATAACAGAGCTGAATCCTAACTTGATATGCCCACTGTGTGTGGGCTACTTCATCGATGCCACCACCATCGTGGAGTGCCTGCATTCATGTAAGACTCCTAAAGACACTGACTTATTTTAAATGGATGTTAACCAGTAATAACACTGTTATACGTGTAGTTAAAGTATGACTGATTTGGATTTAGGACATCgttttttctttaaatagaATTAGCAGAGATTACTTGCGTTAACTGTCCATCTTCTCCTTCCAGTCTGCAAGACGTGTATTGTTGCCTTCCTGGAAACGAACAAGTTTTGCCCCAGGTGTGATGTCCAAGTACACAAGACGTGTCCACAGCTCAGCATCAGGTCAGtcactgtgtgcatgtgtgagctTTTATGTCACTATATATCCTTTTAGTGCAAACAGCATGCTCTGATATGgctttaaaatgtgtgttttctgtctcaGGTCAGACAAGACTTTACAGGACATTGTATACAAGCTTGTGCCTGGATTATTCAAAGGTAAGACCACATTTCTTGAGTTAAGGGGTGGGTGTTCTAAATACACTATTATATGAGGGGATGGTGTTCTAAATACACTATTCTATAAGGGGCGGGTGTTCTAAATACAGTATTCTATAAGGGGAGGGTGTTCTAAAAACACTATTATTAAAGGTGAGGTTGTTCTAAATACACAATTCTATAGAGGGTGGGTGTTGTAAATACACTATTCTATAGAGGGTTGGTGTTGTAAATACACTATTCTATAGAGGGTTGGTGTTGTAAATACACTATTCTATAAGGGGTGGGTGTTCTAAATACACTATTATATGTGGAGATGGTGTTGTAAATACACTATTCTATAAGGGGTGGGTGTTCTAAATACACTATTATATGAGGGGAGGGTGTTCTAAATACACTATTCTATAGAGGGTGGGTGTTGTAAATACACTATTCTATAGAGGGTGGGTGTTGTAAATACACTATTCTATAAGGGGTGGGTGTTCTAAATACACTATTATATGAGGGGATGGTGTTGTAAATACACTATTCTATAAGGGGTGGGTGTTCTAAATACACTATTATATGAGGGGATGGTGTTGTAAATACACTATTCTATAAGGGGTGGGTGTTCTAAATACACTATTATATGAGGGGATGGTGTTGTAAATACACTATTCTATAAGGGGTGGGTGTTCTAAATACTcctattgttttgtttacatcAGATGAAATGAAGCGGAGACGGGACTTCTATGCCAATCAAGAAAACCAACACCTGGAACCAGgagaggtggtggaggagcCAACTATTATTGCAGAAGATGAAATCATTAGTCTCTCCATTCAATTCCATGAGAAGAATAAGTACGTTCTGGAATGTGAcctcttaaattttttttatgcagccaattataataattattttggtcCCCCATTGTACTCTCTATACTATTCCTTATACTAACCCCATACAAAACTGTCAATTTACCAATCTCCATTAGGTATATTCACAGCAacttgtgttaaaaaaaaaagctgtttgAAACAAAGTCATGCTCATCTCGAGCCtaacacaatgttttattttgcacaTAGAATGGATGCACAACCCGGTGATGCAGAAGGAGACAAGGTGTGATTAAAGCAGAAAATATACACTCCAACGTACATTCCTCATTCAATATATCTAAATCATCCGTCCTCGTGTTTGGCCCTTTCCCTCCAGTTATATGTCTGTTCTAACCGCACTCTCTTTTGCTACTTTTCAGACCAACAGCAAGCGCTTCCTTCAGTGCCCAGCAGCCATGACAGTCATGCACTTAGCCAAGTTCCTGCGTAGCAAAATGGACATTCCAAGCACCTACCGGGTAATTCATACAAGCTGCGTAGCTTCACTTAGCTCCATCTTCATCCAGAAATCAGTAGGATACAACCAACAAAAACTACACATAGATGACCTTTTCTCTGTTTACAGATTGAGGTTCTGTATGCTGACGAGCCCCTGAAGGACTACTATGCGCTGATGGACATTGCCTACATGTATTCATGGAGACGTGTAAGTGCCAAACTCGCAATGTCAACAACACCGACCGCGCTTTAGGCCAGCTGCCCCCCACCCGAGTGGTTGAGGTCCAAACCTGAGAGAATCTCACGGGTCCGTGTCAGGTCTCATACGATTGTCAAGGGTCTCTGGTATGTGAACGGATTTGCCCCTACGGACCTAACCGCgtaatttcttttttgtttttgtctgtgcttATGCTTTTTACAAAGGCGATGTATGTAGCGTATTATTGTCAACCATCGCAAGTCCTCAGGTGTCCCTACAGTCAAACAGCATTCACGTTTGTCTGGCAAGCACATTCATGTGTCCCCAATGTAAATGATACAGTGACCAAGACAATAGGTAGACTGGTACTTAATGATTTTAACTCAGTTTGATGTAATATTAGAACAGCAAGAGAGCAGTAAAATGTTGCCTCAATTAGCCTACctagtgttgtttttttcttcctttgaTTGTCGACACCATGTGTTATATTGGCACACTGCCCAGCCCCTCCCTCCGGATCGGTTTACCTCTTGCCTGTTAACAACAGAACCAAGATAAGCGCTTTGCCAGTGATTCTCACTCCAACTGGTTTAGTGTCTGGTGGTAGTTGGGTCTGTCTGGACCAGGTCTCCATCATGTTTATTCAGATAGGGTCTAATTAGGGAAATTATTTTCAGTCTTGAGAGCATATCTCTGTGCCTCCCTCTATACAGAACGGGCCCCTACCCCTGCAGTACTGGGTCAAGCCCACCTGGAAGCGTCGAAGGCTGTCCCAGGGCACCGCCCAGGCCCACTCCGACGGCGTCAACACCAGTCCGACCTCTGAGAGCGACTCTCACAGCGACAAGGCCTTGAGCCCGGCGGGCCAGGCCGCCAGAGCCTCCGCTCTGCCCAGCCCGGCTCTCCGTGGCCAACCCTCCACCCTCCAGAGCCCCAGTGGTACCACAGGACCCAACGGCACTCAGCGGCTCCCTCTTGCCTCCAAGTCAGGGAGCAACGCCCGCAAGGTGAACGTCAATGGCAAAAGCAACGGAGCTGCGGCGGAGacgaggggcggggacaaaggGGCGTTACCGCCCCCAACTTAAACCCGACGCGGCCCAGAAATACGGAGGGCGGATCGGAATTGCCCCAAATTGAGTAGCTCCTCAATGGACAACTGGAACGGATAAGGAAAGTCTGCCAAGAGAGTACTGAGGGAGCAGGCAATTTtgatcagcaaaaaaaaaaaaagactgtcaTGTGCAGCCAAGTAGACATTTCATTTCAatgtgttgtgggtgtgtgtgtgtgtgagtgtgtgttagagtaaaaacatgcatacaaaatgtacagtatgtagccAATGTGAGCCTATGTGCACACATGGTCATGTATATAgagtatcttttatacaggatattgtctttttttttttttatggttatATGCAGTCAGTTCCCTGATTCCTTCCCCCGAGTCTTCAGAATTAAATTTGGCT
Above is a window of Esox lucius isolate fEsoLuc1 chromosome 9, fEsoLuc1.pri, whole genome shotgun sequence DNA encoding:
- the LOC105021459 gene encoding polycomb complex protein BMI-1 yields the protein MDKMQPSRIKITELNPNLICPLCVGYFIDATTIVECLHSFCKTCIVAFLETNKFCPRCDVQVHKTCPQLSIRSDKTLQDIVYKLVPGLFKDEMKRRRDFYANQENQHLEPGEVVEEPTIIAEDEIISLSIQFHEKNKMDAQPGDAEGDKTNSKRFLQCPAAMTVMHLAKFLRSKMDIPSTYRIEVLYADEPLKDYYALMDIAYMYSWRRNGPLPLQYWVKPTWKRRRLSQGTAQAHSDGVNTSPTSESDSHSDKALSPAGQAARASALPSPALRGQPSTLQSPSGTTGPNGTQRLPLASKSGSNARKVNVNGKSNGAAAETRGGDKGALPPPT